In Amaranthus tricolor cultivar Red isolate AtriRed21 chromosome 5, ASM2621246v1, whole genome shotgun sequence, a genomic segment contains:
- the LOC130812853 gene encoding non-specific lipid-transfer protein-like has protein sequence MANSSALLKFACAVFMCMVVLAPHGEAAMNCGLVTKNLAQCLSYLTSPGGAPTAACCNGIKTLNNLASTPADRKTACTCLKSAANSMKKMDYAKAAGLPGKCGVRIPYAISPKTDCSRVN, from the exons ATGGCCAACTCATCAGCTCTTCTCAAATTCGCTTGCGCAGTTTTCATGTGCATGGTTGTGCTTGCGCCGCATGGTGAGGCAGCAATGAACTGTGGGTTGGTGACCAAAAATCTGGCACAATGTCTGTCTTACTTGACTAGCCCCGGGGGGGCACCAACAGCTGCTTGCTGTAACGGTATAAAGACCTTAAACAATTTGGCTTCGACACCAGCTGACAGGAAGACTGCCTGTACCTGTCTAAAATCAGCTGCAAATTCAATGAAGAAAATGGACTATGCTAAGGCAGCTGGACTCCCTGGCAAATGTGGTGTTAGAATTCCTTACGCTATTAGCCCCAAAACTGATTGCTCCAG GGTGAACTAG